Proteins from a genomic interval of Planctomycetota bacterium:
- a CDS encoding ABC transporter substrate-binding protein yields the protein MPESKEPATLSGITWNHTRGFVPMVAAAQRLSELHPNVSITWEKRSLQDFADAPLDKLAEAYDLLVIDHPWAGFAARGGVLVPMDDLLPAEFLADQATNSVGPSHESYSFDRKQWALALDAATPVASWRPDLVERVPETVDDLHRLADKGIVIQPGIPQDTLMNFYMFVTALDGDGSTIAADPETLVPRASGRFAIEQMQALANRLPRDHFEWNPIAVYEQITRRDDFAYCPWAYGYSNYARPGYARKLLDFGDIVTFEGRPMRTTLGGTGLAVSSKTKHRDIAGDYARLIADPAWQSTQFVEAGGQPGHRSAWVDDRVNTITRGYFEATLPCLDRSYLRPRYDGSLSFQGRDGGGAIIRDHLMHGGEVDATLDKLDAKYRASRATQ from the coding sequence ATGCCCGAATCGAAAGAACCGGCCACGCTTAGCGGCATCACCTGGAACCACACACGCGGTTTCGTCCCGATGGTCGCTGCCGCTCAGCGACTGTCCGAGCTGCATCCGAACGTCTCGATCACATGGGAGAAACGATCGCTGCAGGACTTTGCCGACGCGCCGCTCGACAAGCTGGCCGAGGCGTATGACCTGCTCGTCATCGATCACCCGTGGGCTGGCTTTGCCGCACGCGGCGGTGTGCTCGTGCCGATGGATGACCTGCTGCCAGCGGAGTTCCTCGCGGACCAGGCGACCAACAGCGTCGGCCCGAGCCACGAGAGCTACAGCTTTGACCGAAAGCAGTGGGCCCTCGCACTCGACGCGGCAACACCTGTCGCGTCATGGCGTCCCGACCTGGTCGAGCGCGTTCCGGAGACGGTCGACGATCTGCATCGTCTTGCGGACAAGGGAATCGTGATTCAGCCTGGCATTCCGCAGGACACGCTGATGAACTTCTACATGTTCGTCACCGCCCTCGACGGTGACGGATCGACAATCGCCGCTGATCCGGAGACGCTCGTCCCGCGTGCGTCGGGGCGGTTTGCGATCGAGCAGATGCAGGCCTTGGCAAATCGACTGCCGCGGGACCATTTCGAATGGAACCCGATCGCGGTCTACGAGCAGATAACGCGTCGCGACGACTTCGCCTATTGCCCGTGGGCCTACGGCTACAGCAACTACGCACGGCCGGGCTATGCCAGAAAACTCCTTGACTTCGGCGACATCGTCACGTTCGAAGGCAGGCCGATGCGGACGACACTCGGCGGCACAGGGCTGGCGGTCAGCAGCAAGACGAAGCACCGAGACATCGCTGGCGACTACGCACGTCTCATCGCCGATCCGGCGTGGCAGTCGACGCAGTTCGTCGAAGCGGGCGGACAACCCGGGCACCGGTCGGCGTGGGTCGACGACCGTGTCAACACGATCACGCGTGGCTACTTCGAGGCGACGCTGCCCTGCCTCGACCGCTCGTATCTTCGCCCGCGCTACGACGGCTCGCTCAGCTTCCAGGGCCGCGACGGCGGCGGTGCGATCATCCGCGATCACCTGATGCACGGCGGAGAGGTCGACGCAACACTCGACAAGCTCGACGCGAAGTACCGCGCCTCACGCGCCACGCAATAG